Proteins from one Malassezia vespertilionis chromosome 2, complete sequence genomic window:
- a CDS encoding long-chain-fatty-acid--CoA ligase (BUSCO:EOG09261M4S; EggNog:ENOG503NUAR; TransMembrane:4 (o20-39i463-480o500-520i541-559o); COG:I), whose translation MGDTLAVHALQDAARAEYDVIIIGAGVMGASLAAALGHAGRRVVLIERDLSEPDRIVGELLQPGGVRALQLMGLATSLENIDAIPVQGYRIFLGNESVEIKYPSLPELPARYGRSEPLGKDDKYQGRSFHYGRFVMKLRALARASPNVTIVQATAQDLVHGVDHAVVGVHATDGGNQYTLRGSVTVIADGCNSKYRKLYGGKHMPIVRSHQVGLLLPPDVAISKEHGHVILSKDTTCGADGKHVRTIGPVLVYQIGSDATRILVDTPGPTLPSQTNGDLQRYLVEDVAPRLPGKIGTALAEKVKSGVRPRTMQSSYLPPSVQGQRLCQKGLILAGDAMNMRHPLTGGGMTVALWDAIFLTHILGDGSWTPLQGMPNAFSVSKAARTLTDWNAIQPALRTWHWQRKRLSSVINILAQALYSLFGTPDDNLVILRKGCFRYFERGGACVRDPISFLGGIAPDPMLLVYHFFAVAVYAVLLLFRGELDKDNHARPPLHAYPALLFRAIVVLYTACVVILPVIFAELRGNLVEHSLGEMHTQKRILSVVFAAVVLALALLSKIQNAAVRSPEYAKDPKNPYGPTYEASIESLKVEVYAQWAAHKDHQMITLPNSKEKGFTEIYKNAAFPELSKLEKPYELFKKVVAETPDANCFGHRPWDEAKGDLANHFVWRSYAQVDAEATALGSAASYWLEQGLLKPRHTKDGTASEPGLTNFIIGFWGPNRPEAAVLSLAAAAYSRVTVGLYDNYDAGISCYILKHSAARILCTTSSYVPIVLRNAEKLPALKVIIVVDRPGPAKMALGELQKIQLIREWAAMQDIHVFGYNEAVETGLANLRPSNPPTSPDFVMALCYTSGTTGLPKAAMITDRMSACGVSGIKLINPDDKLVTLSYLPLAHILERGWEAFILCSGGAVGYYSGDITRLPEDLQILKPSALPAVPRVLNRIAGQIEAQMAGGGLKAVLLRNAINAKIRNYEATGTITHAFWDRLVFRKVRAMLGGNIRVMITGSAPCRPDVLRLLRLALCCDIREAYGQTENGAYATYMIPNDAILGNVGPVNPGIELRLRDQPELGYSSEDKPYPRGEILFRGDAVFPGYAGDPAKTAETLLPGADGRGNWLLTGDVGQIDEYGHVKIIDRVKNLIKLAQGEYVAIERVENVFGSHPIAQQMWLYGDSFQPHLVAICVPEHEPFAQFASNVLRKQIAPTDLNALNEAAKNDAVIEALLREFIALGKRQGLGTLEQMRALQIRMDPFSTENGLMTPTMKVKRQEAAKLLKGDLELLYKIAPYDLNKVQVSKA comes from the exons ATGGGCGATACACTCGCTGTACATGCGCTtcaagacgctgcgcggGCCGAGTACGATGTAATTATTATTGGCGCCGGTGTGATGggtgcatcgctcgcgGCCGCACTTGGCCATGCGGgacgccgcgtcgtgcttATTGAGCGCGACCTGAGCGAGCCGGATAGGATTGtgggcgagctgctgcagccggggggcgtgcgtgcactgcagctCATGGGTCTCGCAACATCGTTGGAAAATATCGACGCGATTCCTGTGCAAGGGTACCGCATTTTCTTGGGCAACGAGTCGGTCGAGATTAAATACCCCAGTCTGCCAGAGCTCCCAGCGCGGTACGGCCGGAGCGAGCCTTTGGGCAAAGACGACAAGTATCAAGGCCGCAGTTTTCATTATGGGCGTTTTGTCATGAAACTGCGCGCACTGGCGCGTGCTTCACCAAACGTAACTATCGTGCAAGCCACCGCACAGGACCTTGTCCATGGCGTCGACCATGCCGTCGTCGGTGTGCATGCGACGGACGGGGGCAACCAGTATACGCTCCGTGGCAGTGTGACTGTCATTGCAGACGGGTGCAATTCCAAGTATCGCAAGTTGTATGGGGGTAAGCACATGCCGATTGTGCGTTCGCACCAAGTAGGGCTCCTGCTTCCGCCCGACGTAGCCATCTCGAAAGAGCACGGGCATGTGATTTTGAGCAAGGATAcgacgtgcggcgcagatgGAAAGCATGTGCGTACCATCGGCCCCGTGCTCGTGTACCAAATCGGGTCGGATGCGACGCGCATATTGGTTGACACGCCGGGTCCGACGCTGCCCTCGCAAACGAATGGCGATTTGCAGCGGTACCTTGTGGAAGACGTAGCGCCGAGGCTTCCTGGCAAGATTGGCACGGCACTCGCTGAAAAAGTcaagagcggcgtgcgcccaCGCACTATGCAGAGCAGCTACTTACCGCCCAGTGTCCAGGGCCAGCGTTTGTGCCAAAAGGGCCTTATTCTTGCGGGCGATGCCATGAATATGCGTCATCCATTGACAGGGGGCGGCATGACAGTCGCGCTCTGGGACGCCATCTTTCTCACTCATATTTTAGGTGATGGGTCGTGGACGCCTTTGCAAGGAATGCCAAACGCGTTTTCCGTCTCGAAAGCTGCGCGTACGCTCACGGATTGGAACGCCATCCagccggcgctgcggacGTGGCACTGGCAGCGGAAACGGCTCTCGAGTGTCATTAATATCCTTGCCCAGGCGCTGTACAGTTTGTTTGGCACGCCAGATGACAATCTTGTTATTCTGCGCAAGGGCTGTTTCCGCTACTTTGagcgtggcggcgcatgtgtGCGCGATCCAATCAGCTTCTTGGGCGGCATCGCGCCGGATCCGATGCTGCTGGTGTATCACTTTTTCGCAGTCGCCGTGTATGCCGTGCTGCTCTTATTCCGCGGTGAACTGGACAAGGACAACCATGCACGGCCGCCGCTCCATGCATAccctgcgctgcttttccgCGCGATTGTGGTGCTATATACCGCTTGTGTCGTGATCCTCCCCGTCATTTTTGCAGAATTACGAGGCAACCTCGTGGAGCACAGCCTTGGGGAAATGCACACGCAAAAACGTATTCTATCCGTCGTATTTGCCGCCGTCGTCTTGGCACTGGCGTTGC TCTCCAAGATCCAAAATGCCGCTGTCCGCTCGCCCGAGTACGCAAAGGACCCGAAGAACCCTTACG GGCCCACCTACGAAGCTTCCATTGAAAGCCT GAAAGTAGAGGTCTATGCCCAGTGGGCCGCGCACAAGGATCACCAGATGATCACTCTCCCAAACTCGAAGGAGAAGGGTTTCACGGAGATTTACAAGAACGCTGCTTTCCCCGAGCTTTCGAAATTGGAGAAGCCGTACGAGCTGTTCAAGAAGGTTGTCGCCGAAACCCCCGACGCTAACTGCTTTGGACACCGTCCATGGGACGAGGCGAAGGGTGACCTTGCGAACCACTTTGTTTGGCGCAGCTACGCCCAGGTCGACGCGGAGGCAACTGCGCTTGGCAGTGCTGCGTCCTACTGGCTGGAGCAGGGTCTGCTCAAGCCGCGCCACACCAAGGATGGCACCGCTTCCGAACCTGGACTGACCAACTTTATCATCGGTTTCTGGGGCCCGAACCGCCCCGAGGCTGCAGTATTGAGTCTggccgccgctgcgtatTCGCGCGTTACTGTCGGCCTCTATGACAACTACGACGCCGGCATCTCGTGCTACATTCTGAAGCACAGTGCCGCGCGTATTCTCTGCACCACCTCTTCGTACGTACCCATTGTGCTCCGCAATGCCGAGAAGCTTCCCGCACTCAAGGTCATTATCGTGGTTGACCGCCCCGGCCCGGCCAAGatggcgctcggcgagctgcaaAAGATCCAGCTGATCCGGGAGTGggccgcgatgcaggaTATCCATGTGTTTGGCTACAATGAAGCTGTCGAGACTGGTCTCGCGAACCTGCGCCCCAGCAACCCCCCCACCAGCCCCGACTTTGTGATGGCACTTTGCTACACGAGTGGTACTACGGGCCTGCCCAAGGCTGCGATGATCACAGACCGCATGTCTGCGTGCGGTGTGTCGGGTATTAAACTAATCAACCCCGATGACAAGCTTGTCACTCTTTCCTACCTTCCACTCGCGCATATTTTGGAACGCGGCTGGGAGGCATTTATTTTGTGCTCCGGCGGTGCCGTCGGCTACTACTCTGGCGATATCACACGTCTCCCCGAGGACCTGCAAATCCTCAAGCCCTCGGCGCTCCCCGCTGTCCCTCGTGTTTTGAACCGCATCGCAGGACAGATTGAGGCGCAGATGGCAGGCGGCGGCCTCAAAGCCGTGCTGCTACGCAATGCGATTAATGCCAAGATTCGCAACTACGAGGCCACGGGCACCATCACCCATGCCTTTTGGGACCGTCTTGTTTTCCGCAAGGtccgcgccatgctcggcggcaATATCCGTGTGATGATCACGGGCAGTGCACCTTGCCGCCCCGACGTGCTGCgtctgctgcgccttgcacTCTGCTGCGACATTCGCGAGGCATACGGTCAGACGGAGAATGGCGCGTACGCTACATACATGATCCCTAACGACGCGATCCTCGGCAACGTCGGCCCCGTCAACCCCGGCATtgagctgcgcctgcgcgaccAGCCCGAGTTGGGCTACTCTTCTGAGGACAAGCCCTACCCCCGCGGCGAGATTCTTTTCCGTGGCGACGCCGTCTTCCCTGGCTACGCCGGCGACCCGGCAAAGACTGCCGAAACGCTCCTTCCTGGCGCCGACGGTCGCGGCAACTGGCTGCTCACCGGTGACGTCGGTCAGATTGACGAGTACGGCCACGTAAAGATCATTGACCGTGTCAAGAACCTGATCAAGCTTGCACAGGGCGAGTATGTGGCCAttgagcgcgtcgagaaCGTGTTTGGCTCACACCCCATTGCCCAGCAAATGTGGCTCTATGGCGACTCGTTCCAGCCCCACCTTGTCGCTATCTGTGTCCCCGAGCACGAGCCGTTTGCGCAGTTTGCCTCCAATGTCCTCCGCAAACAGATTGCCCCTACGGACCTCAACGCGCTCAACGAGGCAGCCAAGAACGATGCCGTTATCGAAGCCCTCCTCCGCGAGTTTATTgccctcggcaagcgccagGGCTTGGGCACACTTGAGCAGATGCGGGCGCTCCAGATCCGTATGGACCCCTTCAGCACCGAGAACGGCCTCATGACACCCACGATGAAGGTCAAGCGACAAGAAGCAgccaagctgctcaaggGCGACTTGGAGTTACTCTACAAGATCGCGCCGTACGACCTGAATAAGGTCCAGGTTTCCAAGGCCTAG